CAAGAATATAAACGTTCTAGAAGACATTATCCAAGCCCAAGGTACGAGCACCGTGTGCGAGTAGAAGAGACAGCAGGATAATAGCTAATCATGCAAACAATCATAATGGAGATTCTCATGAAAATAACAATGATGAACCACTGAACACCAAATGGACTAGAACTAAAGTTACATTATCAGATATGTACATATATAAAACAACTCCAGCAACAACCCTGGAAGCCCCCTCACTCGTCaagatgaaaaagaaaaggactAAGAGAAGTGAAAAGCACAACTAAAGTAAGAGACCTTTCTTTATATGTTCTTGGTGGAAATGCGTCATAGAGGGTGAAATAATTCCACTAAAAGCCATGATATCTAATAAATGTCATCTAAACAGCCTACCTACCCAACTTTACCCCTGTTTTATCCACATAATTAATCAACTCGCGTTACAGTGGCATGCATTTGATGTCCAATACAATTtacatacaaaaataaatatttaagagTCATAGATGAGTAACCATATGAAAAAcatagaaaaaaacaaaaagataagAAAATGGAGGAGCATATCCAATTCAAAACCACACCAGTTATTAAAATCTTATACCAAACAAACAAGAGgaggaaattaaataaataaactagcaTATCAATCATTTACATATTCAGGTGATGAACCAAAATAAACATTTGCAAAATGGCCAAACTCCAAAGTTTCAGAgaacaaaaatgcaaaatgacTCTATTTAACTATATGATGAACCaaaagaaaattttgaaaattggccAGAATCCAGAGCTTCGGAGCACAAAAAAGCAAACTGACTCTATGTAACCAATTTCAAAAACACTTATAAAAGCTAATTAACAAAAACACTTCTACAGTACATGGAAAGAAATATAAATCAAAAACTCTATAAACAGTTACACCATTCAAATTAATCATGAAAAGTTGATGGAAGATTTTCATCAACATGCAGaccatttgaaatgttttttcctcaagaaaataaaaattctccTAAATTTCCAGGATGAGAAGAGAGtagcaaaacaaaaacaaaacagagTCAGTAAAAATACTACAGCCAACAATACCTTCCAAGTTGATTGATTGTCCTCCATTTTGGCGAATCGAAGCATTTCATGTAATAAACctaaaacaaatcaacaaaGCTAAATTAGCAAGAGCAattccaaaaagaaaaaaacacatGATGATCGGCAAACCAGCATGGATATGCCTACATTCTATCTTCTAACAGTATCAAACGAAAGAAACATAACAACACAGCAAATTTGAGAGGGTCTACTGAGCATAGAAATGGAAGCAAATtgcaattaaaattgaaatgaagTGAAAAACAAATGCATTGTAATTCAGAGAGAAAGATAGAGAGCGAACTAACGTTGACGAGTGATTTGTCTAAAATTCTTGTACATGCTGCCATCATCGGAATCAAAGATCGTCATCCCGCGAGCTGAGTTTGAATGCTGTCTGTGATTATGAAACTGGAAGAAACACAAGGACcaatattaaacgtttgagtGTTGGTATGTGTTAAACCCAAAATATAACTTAACGATCCAAACAACTCCTCAAGTATTTTAAAAAGAGCACATAagtccttttaatttttgtttttgccaCTTAGACCCTTCACGTATTTAAAGAGGTACAAATAAGCCCCAAGTTAGACTCCGTTAGAAAAGAACCGTTAACTTGATTAAGTGTAAATTACTGATTAACATCTTCTTTCAGCCATCAAACCCAGATAAGGAAGAAGCAAAGTTGACAAATTCAGACAATAGAAAGAAGAGAGTCACATTTTTCTCTTAAGCATTTGATCGAACAGTTAGCACACGTTGTAAATTCATGAGATTTTCAGCAGCAGAAGGAAAACAACTAAAGAGCAGCAAACTTACACAAAGAGAGACCaactttcttttccttttccaATTTGTAAGTTTCAAATTCTGATCTCCGGCGGCGGGGGGCGCCGGTGTAGTGTAATAACGTCGTTTGTGGATAGAAATTCAAACTTTGTTTTTGCTTTTACAATAATGCCTATTCTCTCAGTTTAATATACAAATGCAGAAAATGCATTCTCTCAGACTTCTAGTTATAGTACGTAGCTATGCATTTTGCTAAATATTcctcttaatttatttatttatttgaaaattattccTCTTAATTAAGTATTAGTAATTAACACTTGACATTCTCTCATTGGTTAATTAAAATTCCACCCTCATAGCAACTCTTCTATTCTTTTCCTTATACAAAGATGGTAATGTATTAATTTATGAATAATAAGTTTCAATTTAGATCAATAAATGCTTAATCTTATTGCTATACAAATGAATGAATGATATCTTCAAATTTAAAACTCCTACTACAATATTTTCGCTTTTTAATTGCGATAAACgttccaaaaaaaataatagattaagTTTATTAAGGTAACAGTAAACATATATTTGGAGCtataaatgttaatattttttagaatattcATCTCTTACTAATGATCATTGATTGTGTTcgattttagttaattttatatttttaattttatacaattcaactatattttatataattctatatttttatatttctataaatctatatacttttaaatcattaaaacttaaataaattaaaacattaatttacTATCTCTTTGGACACTCAACATATaaatcttatttaaaaaaaaaactattttcaaacataataataaatgaaaaagtaaaacaaaacGGTGGCTATACAAACTGCcaaatttttttgagttttgaacttaaaaaatatgaaggcttaatgaacaaaaaaaagccaaacttttcatgaaagtttcaaaaaagtccaaacctttcaattttatctaatttgtcctgaaatacatgattttgtttcaattatgtccaattatataatttttcttatgtggcgctgatgtgtaGCATGCCACATCAGCGTCATGTAAGCACCACATGAGCACAATTacataattggatataattgaaacgaaaacaCGTGTTTTaagataaattggataaaaaaaattgaaaggtttgtacttttatgaaacttgtatgaaaggtttgaccttttttggtCATCTGGTCAATTTCAAAAGGTTTTATTTGAAGATTGTTGAAAATATTATGGTTATTTTTACACTTTTTTCCCAACACATTTAACACCGTCAACTGTTGTATTTAACAGAAggtttttttgtttgattaaaaaataacgaggatttttttgtttaattttcaaacaacgAGGGTTATTTGGTgccaaaaaaagtttaattaagggtttatctctatttttaggAAAACTTTAAGGTTTTTTTTACATCTTTCGCCGATATAATATGAAAGGTTTAGATATATAGTGTCACGTTTTTCAAATTgtgtctaaataaaaaaaatgagaatagggaatattttatgataataatcCTAAAATTAACGAAGGAACTCATAATAGATATCAAATGATATTTATTCTTTCCTGATTTTATGAGATGAGTGGTCATTCTATTGTTGCCAAAAATAGATTTGCTCAAACAGAAATgaaatgaagaaaaataaatagaGAAATGAGTTTAAGTTTTTGAATGGATTGAGATTCCCTCAAgtttattttgaacttgagagggtcatgttcacgatctacgccattcattacaaaatgaacggtgtagatcaaaaatgcacaattttaattaaattaatctacaccgttcattttataatgaacggtgtagatcgtgaacataacCCTCTCAatttcatttgaacttgagggaatctcaATCTTTTTTGAATacatcaaaattttaataattttgaatttaaaactcaaattcgaagctgaacttgttaaaaagaaaatatcaatctaaatttaattttttttatttcaaaatagataatatgaaaattcaaattataatacaaacaaatttttttcaataaaactgATCAGCCATTTATGGATTTAGGTTAGAGCTTCGGATATTTCCATTCTCAACTGATTTCGGTCAATAATTAATTCACCAATCAATCACAATTAGATCCACCAAGTATAATTATCTCCTTCCAATTATATAAATGTATAgaaaaatagaatattttttttgatgaaaaaaaatattctacAATATAAATGCATCTCATTTAAAGGTTTACAATATGCATTATTTAGTTAGTAAAGTTTGATTTGACGATTACCAgcatatgaaataaaaatataaaaactataatAGGAAACTTAACCTATTCAAACTTGTAGGAACTTTCTTTTCTTAGTTACTGAACTTTAGATTTCTTACATTGTGTATCCtcgttttattttttagattttaataagCCAGCTTGCATTTTCTAAAAACGGAAGATTATATTAACAATTCCCGCCGTTAATTGCTTATGTGgcaacaaaaaaattgaatgccACATTATTTCCTCACATAAGTGATAATTCATTTGAATTAATAGAGTAATAACCTAAGAAATAGGTACGAAAATTTCGACAAAATTGCGTTTTCCGTTTCGGAAACCAaaaactcttggacacccgtacgaaacgttttgagccgtttccgtaaataataaaaattaaaaatttgtaaacaaatttaaaattattacctacaaataaaaaatatctaactAGTTAAcgataaattttacattcgcattgcccacaatacatcaaatatacttatttgtgttgaattatattatatttttttatatatttataaatttttaaatatttagtatattaaaatgaattattttgttaattatcataaatatttaaataatatttttataaatatatccctacatttttgttatttacacgtttcccccacgtttcgtatccttcattttgaaaaactttcgtttctCCGTGtctgtttcgtatcgtttccgtttcccgtttccgtttctgTGCTACTTAGGTAATAACCTTCCGTTGTTGGAAaaggaaaagtttggattattaaaatataaaaaatagaacGATAATAATTAAAGTGTAAAAAATCTATAGTTTACTGACTGCAGATTTTTTTCACCCCGACTTTATATCCAAGTAATTAGAGATATATTATGTTCAAATTTGAAAGATTCAAGTTCGAACTTTCTAATCTTCCGattgttaaataaaaaagtaataaaaccTAAACTCGAAGACCCCATATTTGCGAATGCCATTGAGCCAATATCTTCTGAAACTCACTTGGCTTACAAGGAACTGTAACTATACCATCACAGTCAAAATCATATTCTTCAGCTGCTTTTTCCAAAAGATTCAAGAAAATAGGATGATTCAGTAACCCTAATGGAACAACAAATCTTCTGCTTTCTTCTCTATCCGTAGCTATAATTGCGAGATGTCCTTCTTCAACATCAACTGGGACAAATTCATTATAACAGTAAGAATCTGATGACGATCTTTTACCAGATACAACACTCTTTTGCACCATTCTTACTGCTGCATTAAATATACCGTTCTTCTTTTGCTCCATTTCTGATGGTATATTTAGGGTTGATGTTTCTTTAGGTTTTGATTGTGTTTCTGTATATTTTGGGTTGAAGCTTTCAATTTATATTGGATTCTTGGTGATGACAGATAGAGATTGTAGGGTTTGCATGGAGATTGTAGGGTTTGCATGGAGTTAAATTGACAAGGACGTAGAGGGAAAGATGAGGATCGGAAGAGAACAACGTTGAACATACTATTTAACATAGCTAGGAGACCATTGCATGTGACCAAATCGCTCAACGTATCTCTTTcattaattttctcaaaaagtTACTTCTAaattctaatatatatatatatatatatatacttgttAAATATCTTCTTTTATTGACATAAGTAATTTGCAATTTGATCTAAAGCTTCTAATTTGTGCTTCTTGTAATTTTAGAGTTGTAAACGCAGATAAGACAAGTTATGCTAAATTTAAGTTCGAATGGTCTTAAATTTATACTCAAATGaacttaaattttcaaattaaatttgaagtcgaacaatattcatactaTTCGAACTCGAATAAgtttaagtttaaatttaagGCAAAATGTTTTTATCTATTCACAATTATGATACATTTGTCAAATATgccataatttttaaattttaccagCAGATTGATTCATTTTTTTCGATATTTGTTAAACATATACTCACAACTTATTTAGAGATAGCAATGACGTATTAAATGTCTACGAGTacaaaatttatcatattttgcaTATACAACATTGTACCATGTCAGCTAAAAACTAAGCATGAATATATTTGGCAACGCTTGAAAATATGATGGACAAAAatgataacattttaaaattattatatatctaACAAACGAGACATAGTTGAAGatagataataatattttacctaagtttaataaaaataataattataaaaacattatcatatgtgatatatttaaattgtttttccgTCATAATATAGAATTCAACCAATTAAAATGATATACCTCTAAAATTAAGCTGtataaaaatcaatataataacaaataaattattatttttatatgtgtGTAAGAGACTTATTTATGATCATTTAGGGTCACAAGTTTCACGAGCTATTTTATCTAATATTCGAGCTAGGTTCAAGATTAAATTTGATCAGAGTTCGTGGAATCAAACTTTTaagatcaattttttaaaaatcaatcaagAGTAGTGCATCTCATTTACACTCTTATATCGGccttttcaatttatttcattCTTTTCACTATCTTATTTCTAatgagatatatatatatatatataccatgATTTTCTACTTTGAAAAGTGACACATGACAGTACtatgtaataaaatttatacattATAAGAGATATAAATGTTTatacattttaatttaataattgacatatattttaaatattttatatttaataaataaaaatttaatatatgttacACTATTTAAATTTTGCTATTGAATGTATATAACTGATATGTATGtgagaattatatatataaagtcttTACGTAAACTGATAAAATTAGTTTTGTGTTTTTCTTTTCACAAATTGATTGATTGAGAAGTATGCGgcctataaaaaa
This region of Mercurialis annua linkage group LG1-X, ddMerAnnu1.2, whole genome shotgun sequence genomic DNA includes:
- the LOC126674793 gene encoding auxin-induced protein X10A translates to MEQKKNGIFNAAVRMVQKSVVSGKRSSSDSYCYNEFVPVDVEEGHLAIIATDREESRRFVVPLGLLNHPIFLNLLEKAAEEYDFDCDGIVTVPCKPSEFQKILAQWHSQIWGLRV